From the Achromobacter xylosoxidans A8 genome, the window TAATGGGCCACCGCCAGCGCCACCGAGGCGTTCTGCTCCACCAGCAGCATCGACACTCCTTGCTCGTGGTTGATGCGCGCAATGATGGAAAAGATGTTCTCCACCAGCATCGGCGACAGGCCCAGCGAAGGTTCGTCCAGCAGCATCAGGCTGGGCTGCGCGATCAGCGCGCGGCCGATGGCCAGCATCTGCTGCTCGCCGCCCGACAGATAGCCCGCCAGGCCGCGGCGGCGCTCGAACAGGCGCGGGAAGTAGCCATAGACCAGATCGAAATCGACCTTCGCCCCCGGCCTGCCCGTCAAGGCATAGGTCGCGGCCACCAGGTTCTCTTCGACAGTCAGGTCCTCGAACACCCGGCGCCCTTCCATCACGTGCGCCAGCCCCGCGCGCACCAGGTTCTGCGGCCTGGCGCCCGCGGTGTCGCCGCCATTGAAGACGATCTGCCCGCGCACCAGCGCCCCGTCCTCCAGGTCCAGCAGGCCGGACACGGCCTTCAGCGTGGTGGACTTGCCGGCGCCGTTGCTGCCCAATAGCGCCACGATGCTGCCGGCCGGCACCGACAAGGACAAGCCGCGCAGCACCTGCACCGCCTTGTTGTAGACGACTTCGATATTGTTGATATCGAGCACCGCCGGAGCCGGCGGCGCGGCCTGCGCCTCATGTCCAGGGTTCACTGGCGCCTCACTTCAGCACGATCCAGTCGGAGGCCGGCACCATCTGCTTCTGCTTCACGTCGGCGCGATAGATCCGGCCCACCGGGATCGAATTACCCTTGATCGAAATCGGCACGCCGATCAGGCCGCCCGTGTCGAAATCCTTGATGCCGTCCAGCGCCGCCTTCATGTTGGCGCTGGTCAGCTCCTTGCCGGCGTCCAGCGTGCGCTTGGCCACCTCGGTGAACAACATCGCCGCCAGGAACCCCTGCATGTAGCCCGTGCTCTGGTACGTCGGGCGCATCTCGCGGATCTTCTTCAGCATCGGCGCATCGGCCGCGGTATCGTAGTAGTAGCGGTACGGCATCACGCCCATGAAGCCCTCGGCGTCCTCGCCCATCTGCATCACGGTGGAGTTGTCCATGGTCCAGAACGTGCCCATGTAGCGCGTCTTCAGGCCCATGCGCTTGCCCTGCCCCACGAACTCGGGA encodes:
- a CDS encoding ABC transporter ATP-binding protein produces the protein MLDINNIEVVYNKAVQVLRGLSLSVPAGSIVALLGSNGAGKSTTLKAVSGLLDLEDGALVRGQIVFNGGDTAGARPQNLVRAGLAHVMEGRRVFEDLTVEENLVAATYALTGRPGAKVDFDLVYGYFPRLFERRRGLAGYLSGGEQQMLAIGRALIAQPSLMLLDEPSLGLSPMLVENIFSIIARINHEQGVSMLLVEQNASVALAVAHYGYIMETGKVVIDGSAEKLAADPDVREFYLGVGGTGEARGFRDIKHYKRRKRWLS